In Pseudoliparis swirei isolate HS2019 ecotype Mariana Trench chromosome 9, NWPU_hadal_v1, whole genome shotgun sequence, a genomic segment contains:
- the LOC130199265 gene encoding dnaJ homolog subfamily C member 16-like isoform X1, whose amino-acid sequence MAILLVVCSKVSVMAASRMSVPLAVVVVLSVLLTGAAHAGPEMDPYKILGVTRSASLAEIKKVYKRLAKEWHPDKNKNPGAEDMFIKITKSYEILSSEDKRANYDRYGQTDDTQPYGGGRYGHPHDSFYFDESFYNFPFNSKNSRDFADNKYTLHFNQYVNDVVPDSYKRPYLIKITSDWCFSCIHIEPVWKEVVQEMETLGVGIRVVDVGYERRLANHLGAHRTPSILGVINGKVTFFHYAVAKEHIRQFVEDLLPQRLVEWVTDKNNLQFLSSWHKLNKPHVLLFDQVPVVPLLYKLTAFAYKDYLQFGYVDQGLSETADLQKQFNINTYAPTMLVFKERIDKPADIIQAKGMKKLIIDEFMSNNRFLLVPRLVNQKLFDELCPVKQFHRRRKYCVLLITGDEETFSFGNDAFLLFASTNTKEVVRFGYVYQRQQQPLCDIFTQNKDSEESSAQVVILERRNAAGKALFKPVTAWNGSKEDNQCLLEELERLQKDPSILVHDAVLPELNNEFASMFVIRWIYASYDYLSEVIDDILHNNWRDMMPLLSLIFSALFILFGTVVIQAFSDSSEDKHTNPRGKDGTKAENGSPGTGSASSRLPKKNFVEVTELTNITYISNLVKLRPGHMNIVLVLTDASKNILLSKFAKEVYTFTGSLTLHFSFLNIDKHGEWMNTLLEYAQDAMQIDEDDGGSHKMDYTGFVLALNGHKKYLCLFRPVYTGEDPDGKSSEDEGGSAVGRSRSGFRDDHPPRRSKRSRSLSTLQIHHKLDRLGLWMERLMEGTLPRYYIPTWPGLDKITPSK is encoded by the exons ATGGCGATTCTTCTAGTGGTGTGTTCAAAGGTTTCCGTGATGGCAGCATCCCGGATGTCTGTGCCGCTGGCTGTGGTGGTGGTCCTCTCCGTGCTGCTCACAGGAGCAGCACACGCCGGGCCCGAGATGGACCCGTACAAGATCCTGGGAGTGACCAGGAGCGCCAGCCTGGCCGAGATCAAGAAGGTCTACAAGCGCCTCGCGAAAGAATG GCATccggacaaaaacaaaaatccagGTGCCGAGGACATGTTCATCAAGATTACAAAATCTTATGAG ATTCTGTCCAGTGAGGACAAGCGAGCCAATTACGACCGCTACGGGCAGACTGACGACACCCAGCCGTATGGCGGTGGCCGATATGGTCACCCCCACGACAGCTTCTACTTCGACGAGTCCTTCTACAACTTCCCCTTCAACAGCAAGAACTCAAGGGACTTTGCGGACAACAAGTACACGCTGCACTTCAACCAGTACGTCAACGACGTGGTGCCCGACAGCTACAAGAGGCCGTACCTGATAAAGATCACCTCCGACTGGTGCTTCAGCTGCATCCACATCGAGCCTGTGTGGAAAGAGGTGGTGCAGGAGATGGAGACTCTAG GTGTTGGGATCAGAGTGGTGGATGTTGGCTATGAGAGGCGGTTAGCCAATCACCTCGGGGCCCATCGCACGCCATCGATACTTGGAGTCATCAACGGCAAAGTCACGTTCTTCCATTACGCCGTAGCAAAGGAGCACATCAGGCAGTTTGTGGAGGACCTTCTTCCTCAGAGACTAGTGGAATGG GTCACAGACAAGAACAACCTGCAGTTCCTGAGCAGCTGGCACAAGCTCAACAAGCCGCACGTGCTTTTGTTCGACCAAGTGCCCGTCGTTCCTCTGCTTTACAAA CTGACGGCGTTCGCTTATAAGGACTACTTGCAGTTTGGCTATGTGGACCAGGGCCTTTCAGAGACAGCTGATCTGCAGAAACAGTTTAATATTAACACTTACGCTCCGACCATGTTGGTTTTCAAGGAGAGGATCGACAAGCCCGCTGACATCATTCAG GCAAAAGGAATGAAAAAGCTAATTATTGATGAGTTCATGTCGAACAACAGATTTCTTCTTGTGCCACGGCTGGTCAACCAGAAGCTCTTTGATGAGCTCTGTCCCGTCAAGCAGTTCCACAGACGCAGAAA ATACTGTGTCCTGCTGATCACAGGTGACGAAGAGACCTTTTCTTTTGGGAATGATGCGTTTCTCTTGTTTGCCTCGACCAATACCAAGGAAGTTGTGAGATTTGGTTATGTGTACCAACGGCAACAGCAACCTCTTTGTGACATCTTCACACAGAACAAGGACAGTGAAGAGTcttcagcacag GTGGTGATCCTTGAGAGGCGTAATGCTGCAGGGAAGGCCTTGTTCAAGCCAGTGACCGCCTGGAACGGCAGCAAGGAAGACAATCAGTGTcttctggaggagctggagcgaTTGCAGAAGGACCCGTCCATCCTCGTCCACGACGCCGTGCTGCCCGAGCTTAACAATGAGTTTGCCTCT ATGTTCGTAATTCGATGGATCTATGCATCATACGATTACCTCTCTGAAGTCATTGATGATATTCTGCACAACAACTG GCGTGACATGATGCCTCTTCTGTCCCTCATCTTCTCTGCCTTGTTCATCTTGTTTGGGACTGTGGTCATCCAGGCCTTCAG TGACTCGAGTGAAGACAAGCATACTAATCCAAGGGGAAAGGATGGAACAAAAGCCGAAAATGGGTCACCAGGGACCGGTAGTGCTTCCAG TCGGCTTCCCAAAAAAAACTTTGTGGAGGTGACGGAGCTGACGAATATCACTTACATAAGCAACCTGGTAAAGCTGCGTCCGGGACACATGAACATAGTGCTggtgctcactgacgcctccaAGAACATCCTCCTCAGCAAGTTCGCCAAAGAGGTCTACACGTTCACGGG GAGCCTGACACTGCATTTCTCCTTCCTGAATATTGACAAGCATGGCGAGTGGATGAACACGCTGCTGGAATACGCCCAGGACGCCATGCAGATCGACGAGGACGACGGGGGGAGTCACAAGATGGACTACACCGGTTTTGTGCTGGCACTTAACGGCCACAAGAAGTACCTCTGTCTATTTCGGCCCGTCTACACTGGGGAAGACCCAGATGGCAAGTCCTCCGAGGACGAAGGGGGCAGTGCCGTGGGGAGGTCCAGGTCCGGCTTCCGCGACGACCATCCGCCGCGCAGATCCAAACGATCTCGCAGCTTGTCCACCCTGCAGATCCATCACAAACTGGACCGCCTGGGATTGTGGATGGAGAGGCTCATGGAGGGCACCCTGCCTCGCTACTACATCCCCACGTGGCCAGGACTGGACAAAATAACCCCCAGTAAATAG
- the LOC130199265 gene encoding dnaJ homolog subfamily C member 16-like isoform X2 gives MAASRMSVPLAVVVVLSVLLTGAAHAGPEMDPYKILGVTRSASLAEIKKVYKRLAKEWHPDKNKNPGAEDMFIKITKSYEILSSEDKRANYDRYGQTDDTQPYGGGRYGHPHDSFYFDESFYNFPFNSKNSRDFADNKYTLHFNQYVNDVVPDSYKRPYLIKITSDWCFSCIHIEPVWKEVVQEMETLGVGIRVVDVGYERRLANHLGAHRTPSILGVINGKVTFFHYAVAKEHIRQFVEDLLPQRLVEWVTDKNNLQFLSSWHKLNKPHVLLFDQVPVVPLLYKLTAFAYKDYLQFGYVDQGLSETADLQKQFNINTYAPTMLVFKERIDKPADIIQAKGMKKLIIDEFMSNNRFLLVPRLVNQKLFDELCPVKQFHRRRKYCVLLITGDEETFSFGNDAFLLFASTNTKEVVRFGYVYQRQQQPLCDIFTQNKDSEESSAQVVILERRNAAGKALFKPVTAWNGSKEDNQCLLEELERLQKDPSILVHDAVLPELNNEFASMFVIRWIYASYDYLSEVIDDILHNNWRDMMPLLSLIFSALFILFGTVVIQAFSDSSEDKHTNPRGKDGTKAENGSPGTGSASSRLPKKNFVEVTELTNITYISNLVKLRPGHMNIVLVLTDASKNILLSKFAKEVYTFTGSLTLHFSFLNIDKHGEWMNTLLEYAQDAMQIDEDDGGSHKMDYTGFVLALNGHKKYLCLFRPVYTGEDPDGKSSEDEGGSAVGRSRSGFRDDHPPRRSKRSRSLSTLQIHHKLDRLGLWMERLMEGTLPRYYIPTWPGLDKITPSK, from the exons ATGGCAGCATCCCGGATGTCTGTGCCGCTGGCTGTGGTGGTGGTCCTCTCCGTGCTGCTCACAGGAGCAGCACACGCCGGGCCCGAGATGGACCCGTACAAGATCCTGGGAGTGACCAGGAGCGCCAGCCTGGCCGAGATCAAGAAGGTCTACAAGCGCCTCGCGAAAGAATG GCATccggacaaaaacaaaaatccagGTGCCGAGGACATGTTCATCAAGATTACAAAATCTTATGAG ATTCTGTCCAGTGAGGACAAGCGAGCCAATTACGACCGCTACGGGCAGACTGACGACACCCAGCCGTATGGCGGTGGCCGATATGGTCACCCCCACGACAGCTTCTACTTCGACGAGTCCTTCTACAACTTCCCCTTCAACAGCAAGAACTCAAGGGACTTTGCGGACAACAAGTACACGCTGCACTTCAACCAGTACGTCAACGACGTGGTGCCCGACAGCTACAAGAGGCCGTACCTGATAAAGATCACCTCCGACTGGTGCTTCAGCTGCATCCACATCGAGCCTGTGTGGAAAGAGGTGGTGCAGGAGATGGAGACTCTAG GTGTTGGGATCAGAGTGGTGGATGTTGGCTATGAGAGGCGGTTAGCCAATCACCTCGGGGCCCATCGCACGCCATCGATACTTGGAGTCATCAACGGCAAAGTCACGTTCTTCCATTACGCCGTAGCAAAGGAGCACATCAGGCAGTTTGTGGAGGACCTTCTTCCTCAGAGACTAGTGGAATGG GTCACAGACAAGAACAACCTGCAGTTCCTGAGCAGCTGGCACAAGCTCAACAAGCCGCACGTGCTTTTGTTCGACCAAGTGCCCGTCGTTCCTCTGCTTTACAAA CTGACGGCGTTCGCTTATAAGGACTACTTGCAGTTTGGCTATGTGGACCAGGGCCTTTCAGAGACAGCTGATCTGCAGAAACAGTTTAATATTAACACTTACGCTCCGACCATGTTGGTTTTCAAGGAGAGGATCGACAAGCCCGCTGACATCATTCAG GCAAAAGGAATGAAAAAGCTAATTATTGATGAGTTCATGTCGAACAACAGATTTCTTCTTGTGCCACGGCTGGTCAACCAGAAGCTCTTTGATGAGCTCTGTCCCGTCAAGCAGTTCCACAGACGCAGAAA ATACTGTGTCCTGCTGATCACAGGTGACGAAGAGACCTTTTCTTTTGGGAATGATGCGTTTCTCTTGTTTGCCTCGACCAATACCAAGGAAGTTGTGAGATTTGGTTATGTGTACCAACGGCAACAGCAACCTCTTTGTGACATCTTCACACAGAACAAGGACAGTGAAGAGTcttcagcacag GTGGTGATCCTTGAGAGGCGTAATGCTGCAGGGAAGGCCTTGTTCAAGCCAGTGACCGCCTGGAACGGCAGCAAGGAAGACAATCAGTGTcttctggaggagctggagcgaTTGCAGAAGGACCCGTCCATCCTCGTCCACGACGCCGTGCTGCCCGAGCTTAACAATGAGTTTGCCTCT ATGTTCGTAATTCGATGGATCTATGCATCATACGATTACCTCTCTGAAGTCATTGATGATATTCTGCACAACAACTG GCGTGACATGATGCCTCTTCTGTCCCTCATCTTCTCTGCCTTGTTCATCTTGTTTGGGACTGTGGTCATCCAGGCCTTCAG TGACTCGAGTGAAGACAAGCATACTAATCCAAGGGGAAAGGATGGAACAAAAGCCGAAAATGGGTCACCAGGGACCGGTAGTGCTTCCAG TCGGCTTCCCAAAAAAAACTTTGTGGAGGTGACGGAGCTGACGAATATCACTTACATAAGCAACCTGGTAAAGCTGCGTCCGGGACACATGAACATAGTGCTggtgctcactgacgcctccaAGAACATCCTCCTCAGCAAGTTCGCCAAAGAGGTCTACACGTTCACGGG GAGCCTGACACTGCATTTCTCCTTCCTGAATATTGACAAGCATGGCGAGTGGATGAACACGCTGCTGGAATACGCCCAGGACGCCATGCAGATCGACGAGGACGACGGGGGGAGTCACAAGATGGACTACACCGGTTTTGTGCTGGCACTTAACGGCCACAAGAAGTACCTCTGTCTATTTCGGCCCGTCTACACTGGGGAAGACCCAGATGGCAAGTCCTCCGAGGACGAAGGGGGCAGTGCCGTGGGGAGGTCCAGGTCCGGCTTCCGCGACGACCATCCGCCGCGCAGATCCAAACGATCTCGCAGCTTGTCCACCCTGCAGATCCATCACAAACTGGACCGCCTGGGATTGTGGATGGAGAGGCTCATGGAGGGCACCCTGCCTCGCTACTACATCCCCACGTGGCCAGGACTGGACAAAATAACCCCCAGTAAATAG